The following coding sequences are from one Rubinisphaera margarita window:
- a CDS encoding DUF1653 domain-containing protein, which translates to MTERIRTGRYRHYKGPEYIVLGVARHSETEEELVVYRTDYGDRGLWVRPLTMFTENVEFKGKQIPRFEFLADE; encoded by the coding sequence ATGACCGAACGCATTCGCACCGGCCGATATCGGCACTACAAAGGCCCCGAGTACATCGTGCTCGGCGTGGCCCGTCACAGTGAGACCGAAGAAGAACTGGTCGTGTATCGAACCGACTACGGAGATCGCGGGCTGTGGGTTCGGCCGCTGACGATGTTCACGGAGAACGTCGAGTTCAAGGGAAAGCAGATTCCCCGCTTCGAATTTCTGGCGGACGAATAA
- a CDS encoding serpin family protein — translation MERIQIPCLVVLLALGCSKNPEVDEATVKQNLKQIGLALQNYRETYREQPSGEQTARRHVLIADAEYYKDGPQQSRPADGTIPAGERVEILENAGSYVLVLSDSGIEGYVSAEALSEQTGLIDDTVHVVEGSNQFALDLYSQLASEDGNLFYSPGSISLALAMTYAGAAGETQTEMAETLHFPKDAEQLHQGMQVLQEFWRQPSKQTGVELRIANRLWGQENYEFLPEFQTVTRTNYGAELVELDFTKADTARQRINEWVAKQTEKKITELIPQGGLSPSAKLVLTNAVYFLGNWDSPFKADRTKKEPFHVAAEEKIDVDMMFQADSFQYGENDLLQVLELPYAERNFSMFVFLPRKVDGLSKLEEQLTAENVRTWIEEVYRENEVQVHLPKFKTTSQFELGTILQQMGMSTAFKAEAADFTGMTGGRDLFISAVHHKAFVDVNEKGTEAAAATGVVMAPTSAPIEPEEPKVFRADHPFVFAIRDNRTGMLLFVGRIINPLK, via the coding sequence ATGGAACGGATTCAGATCCCCTGTCTGGTGGTGCTGTTGGCACTCGGATGCTCCAAGAACCCGGAAGTGGATGAGGCAACCGTGAAGCAGAACCTCAAGCAGATCGGCCTGGCTCTCCAGAACTATCGCGAGACCTATCGGGAGCAGCCGTCCGGCGAACAGACGGCAAGGCGACATGTCCTGATTGCGGATGCCGAGTACTACAAAGACGGACCCCAGCAGAGCCGCCCGGCAGACGGAACGATTCCGGCTGGTGAACGGGTCGAGATTCTGGAAAACGCGGGCAGCTATGTGCTTGTCCTGTCTGATTCCGGAATCGAGGGCTACGTCAGTGCCGAAGCGCTTTCGGAACAGACTGGGTTGATCGATGATACCGTGCACGTGGTCGAGGGGAGCAATCAGTTTGCACTCGATCTTTACTCGCAGCTCGCTTCTGAAGACGGGAACCTGTTCTATTCGCCCGGCAGTATTTCGCTCGCTCTGGCGATGACTTATGCCGGTGCGGCTGGAGAAACGCAGACCGAGATGGCGGAGACGCTGCACTTTCCGAAGGACGCCGAACAGCTGCATCAGGGGATGCAGGTGCTGCAGGAGTTCTGGCGGCAACCGTCGAAGCAGACCGGCGTAGAGCTTCGTATCGCCAACCGTCTCTGGGGGCAGGAGAACTATGAGTTCCTTCCCGAGTTTCAGACGGTGACGCGGACGAACTATGGAGCCGAACTGGTTGAACTCGACTTCACAAAAGCGGATACGGCCCGCCAGCGAATCAATGAGTGGGTCGCCAAGCAGACCGAAAAGAAGATCACCGAATTGATTCCGCAGGGCGGACTTTCACCCTCTGCGAAGCTCGTGCTCACTAACGCGGTTTACTTTTTGGGGAACTGGGATTCCCCGTTCAAAGCCGACCGAACGAAGAAAGAGCCGTTTCATGTCGCGGCTGAAGAGAAGATCGATGTCGACATGATGTTCCAGGCCGATTCCTTCCAGTACGGCGAGAACGATCTGCTGCAGGTTCTCGAACTTCCGTATGCGGAGCGGAACTTCTCGATGTTCGTTTTCCTGCCACGTAAAGTCGACGGACTTTCGAAGCTGGAAGAGCAGCTGACGGCTGAGAATGTGCGAACGTGGATCGAAGAAGTCTATCGGGAGAACGAGGTCCAGGTTCATCTGCCGAAGTTCAAGACGACCTCGCAATTTGAACTGGGCACGATTCTTCAGCAGATGGGGATGTCGACGGCGTTCAAGGCCGAAGCCGCGGACTTCACCGGCATGACTGGCGGGCGGGATCTATTTATTTCCGCGGTCCATCACAAAGCCTTCGTCGACGTGAACGAGAAGGGGACCGAAGCGGCTGCCGCGACCGGCGTGGTCATGGCTCCGACGTCGGCCCCGATCGAGCCGGAAGAACCCAAAGTGTTTCGAGCCGATCACCCGTTCGTCTTCGCGATCCGCGACAATCGAACCGGCATGCTGCTGTTCGTCGGGCGCATAATCAATCCGCTCAAATAA